In Schizosaccharomyces osmophilus chromosome 2, complete sequence, the following proteins share a genomic window:
- the bdf1 gene encoding Swr1 complex bromodomain subunit Bdf1 — protein MSGESHSNDVKSESNEDQFPMETAAVNDENDGLGPSEVPVKTEEQDTDTGSKKRDVSGKQVNEATEPSEEDAMKFEEPSESQSQSQSLTQSQEPVEKRQRGDGMPPPQQKYCAAIVRQLKRTKDSAPFRAPVDPVKQNIPDYPTIVKQPMDLGTIEKKTSNRIYSSPQEFIDDMNLMFSNCFLYNGTNSPVGSMGKSLQTVFERQLKQLPDSDQAPAPVSKKTKQKPSPAPVAVATAPTPAASTRTRRSSSVSSLSRPSISSAPPSAVPSATSPPLVEGKPKRRKNNSQMRYCTTILKEIYKRQYEPFVFPFYQPVDPVACDCPDYFEVVKYPMDLSTVQAKLSKNEYEVPDEFESDIRLMLDNCFTYNPPGTPVHLMGRQLEDLFNEKWNARPKYDDVTLNKQQAVETASLLYENGDEEAFLSEEEVNGDKFAAVDKQISMLQDTLEAMKAKKMKRMRKPRRRDSNKEYGPITYAMQTELAERCNYLTAEQLSTVAEILREEMPWLRDTDEIEIDVGNMKPETFHRIYRFVCKPEATSSDPPSPSLMPSRHEKKKGRVLSETEQADKIRRLQQQLDRFAGKASDAPLGQSHEYDRTSESAESDNESESSESE, from the coding sequence ATGAGCGGAGAGTCGCACAGTAATGATGTCAAATCCGAATCAAATGAAGATCAATTTCCTATGGAAACCGCGGCCGTAAATGACGAGAATGACGGTTTGGGGCCGTCGGAAGTTCCTGTGAAGACGGAAGAACAGGATACAGATACAGGTTCCAAGAAACGGGACGTTTCCGGAAAGCAAGTTAATGAAGCCACTGAACCATCAGAAGAGGATGCGATGAAATTTGAAGAGCCTTCCGAGTCTCAATCCCAGTCCCAAAGTCTAACCCAATCTCAGGAACCTGTAGAGAAAAGACAGCGAGGGGATGGAATGCCTCCTCCTCAACAAAAGTATTGCGCCGCCATTGTTCGCCAACTCAAACGGACCAAAGATTCAGCGCCTTTTCGTGCTCCAGTAGATCCCGTCAAACAAAATATCCCCGATTATCCCACCATTGTCAAACAGCCCATGGATTTAGGAACCattgagaaaaaaacaagtaacCGCATTTATTCTTCACCACAAGAATTCATTGATGATATGAATTTGATGTTTTctaattgctttttataCAATGGTACGAATTCCCCGGTCGGTTCCATGGGAAAGAGTTTGCAGACGGTATTTGAACGCCAATTAAAGCAATTACCAGATTCAGATCAAGCCCCAGCACCAGtatccaaaaaaaccaaacaaaagcCATCTCCAGCCCCTGTTGCTGTTGCGACCGCCCCAACTCCTGCTGCTTCTACCCGTACCCGAAGAAGCTCGTCCGTTTCTTCACTGTCTCGtccttccatttcttctgCTCCCCCTTCTGCCGTTCCCTCTGCTACTTCTCCGCCGCTTGTTGAAGGCAAACCGAAACGTCGAAAGAACAACTCTCAAATGCGGTACTGTACCACGATATTAAAGGAAATTTATAAACGACAGTACGAGCCATTTGTCTTCCCCTTTTACCAGCCGGTAGATCCAGTGGCTTGTGATTGTCCCGACTATTTTGAAGTAGTTAAATATCCCATGGATTTGAGTACTGTCCAAGCAAAACTCAGTAAAAACGAATATGAAGTACCAGATGAATTTGAGTCAGATATACGATTGATGCTTGATAATTGTTTCACATATAATCCTCCTGGAACCCCGGTTCATCTTATGGGTCGACAACTTGAAGATTTGTTTAATGAAAAGTGGAATGCTCGTCCCAAATATGATGATGTCACCCTTAATAAACAACAGGCTGTTGAGACCGCTTCCTTGTTATATGAAAACGGCgatgaagaagcttttttgtcggaagaagaagtaaatGGTGACAAGTTTGCCGCCGTGGATAAACAAATATCCATGCTCCAAGACACCCTAGAAGCtatgaaagcaaagaaaatgaaacgCATGCGTAAGCCTCGGCGCCGTGACTCCAACAAAGAATACGGGCCTATCACGTATGCTATGCAAACTGAATTGGCTGAGAGATGCAATTATTTAACTGCAGAACAATTATCCACAGTTGCAGAAATTTTAAGAGAAGAAATGCCTTGGTTGCGGGATACGGATGAAATCGAAATAGATGTTGGAAATATGAAACCAGAAACTTTTCATCGTATTTATCGGTTTGTCTGTAAACCCGAAGCAACTTCCTCTGATCCACCTTCTCCTTCTTTGATGCCATCTAGACacgagaaaaagaaaggcaGAGTGCTTTCGGAAACCGAACAGGCAGATAAAATTCGGCGTTTACAGCAGCAGTTGGATCGTTTTGCTGGCAAAGCGTCCGATGCACCCCTAGGGCAGTCCCATGAATATGATAGAACATCCGAGTCTGCTGAAAGCGATAATGAAAGTGAGAGCAGTGAATCAGAATAA
- the trp3 gene encoding anthranilate synthase component I Trp3: MKLRTEAFKGLRNYVFWLVSSPLCSDFAFKIYPSLEQAKQIAKEQNVTKIPVYGVIPADLLTPSIAYLKLSRGKRYSYILESVSQGENVSRYSFIGSPYRVLMANGSEDPLARLERELKEVKVAPVHGLPSFSGGAVGYVSYDCIKYFEPTTDVPTQDSLGLPEALFFMTDDLIAFDHAYQTVKIISHICIDQGRPMEEAYEAALFKINMIHKKLDAPEIPLPPQKDIHLGHEAKSNTGEEGYKNYVSTLKKHIHQGDIFQAVPSQRLSRPTDLHPFNLYRHLRTVNPSPYMFYLNCDEFDIIGASPELLVKSEDGRIINHPIAGTVPRGKTQEEDEALANELLSSVKDRAEHVMLVDLARNDVNRVCDLDTTQVDRLMAIEKFSHVQHLVSQVSGVLREGRTRFDAFRSIFPAGTVSGSPKVRAIQLVASLENEKRGIYAGAVGHWGYKDDQMDTCIAIRTMVYKNGVLYLQAGGGIVFDSDEQAEYIETINKLRSNVTAIDEAEKLYAKGQNE, encoded by the exons aTGAAG ttaCGAACCGAAGCTTTCAAAGGTTTGCGGAACTATGTCTTTTGGTTGGTGTCTTCTCCATTATGCTCAGACTTTGCTTTCAAG ATTTATCCTAGTTTGGAGCAAGCGAAGCAAATCGCTAAAGAACAAAATGTAACCAAAATTCCCGTTTATGGTGTCATTCCAGCGGATTTGCTTACTCCATCCATTGCCTATCTAAAGCTTTCTCGTGGAAAGCGCTATTCTTACATTTTGGAAAGCGTTTCTCAAGGTGAAAATGTATCTCGTTATAGCTTTATCGGTAGCCCATACCGAGTGCTTATGGCTAACGGATCTGAAGATCCTTTAGCTCGTCTGGAACGTGAATTGAAGGAAGTGAAGGTTGCTCCTGTCCATGgacttccttcttttagTGGCGGTGCAGTCGGTTATGTTTCTTATGACTGTATCAAGTACTTTGAACCCACCACCGATGTACCCACCCAAGATAGTCTTGGCTTACCAGAGGCTCTCTTCTTCATGACGGATGACTTGATTGCCTTTGATCATGCTTACCAAACAGTGAAAATTATCTCCCATATTTGCATTGATCAAGGAAGACCTATGGAAGAGGCTTATGAAGCTGCATTGTTCAAAATTAACATGATTCATAAGAAGCTTGATGCTCCAGAAATCCCTCTGCCTCCCCAGAAGGATATTCATCTCGGACATGAAGCCAAATCAAACACTGGCGAAGAAGGCTACAAGAACTACGTTTCTACTCTGAAAAAACATATTCATCAAGGCGACATATTCCAAGCCGTTCCTAGTCAACGTCTCTCTCGCCCTACAGACTTGCATCCTTTCAATTTGTATCGTCATTTGCGTACTGTCAATCCTTCTCCTTATATGTTTTATCTTAACTGTGATGAATTTGACATTATTGGTGCTTCTCCCGAGCTCTTGGTCAAGTCGGAAGATGGTCGCATTATCAATCATCCTATTGCCGGTACTGTTCCTCGAGGCAAAACTCAAGAGGAAGATGAAGCTCTAGCAAATGAGCTACTTTCCAGCGTCAAAGACCGCGCAGAACATGTTATGCTTGTAGATCTTGCAAGAAACGATGTAAATCGCGTATGTGATCTGGACACTACGCAGGTTGATCGATTGATGGCAATTGAGAAGTTTTCTCATGTTCAGCACTTGGTCTCTCAAGTTTCTGGTGTTCTTAGAGAAGGAAGAACTAGATTTGATGCATTCCGTAGTATTTTTCCTGCAGGTACTGTTAGTGGATCCCCTAAAGTGCGTGCTATCCAACTGGTTGCTAGCTTAGAAAACGAGAAGCGTGGCATTTACGCTGGTGCCGTTGGCCATTGGGGATACAAAGATGATCAAATGGACACTTGCATTGCAATTCGAACCATGGTATACAAGAACGGAGTTTTATACTTGCAAGCTGGTGGCGGCATCGTTTTTGATTCGGATGAGCAAGCTGAATATATTGAGACCATCAACAAACTCAGATCTAACGTTACAGCGATTGACGAAGCAGAAAAGCTTTACGCAAAGGGCCAAAATGAATAA
- the pre8 gene encoding 20S proteasome complex subunit alpha 2, Pre8, protein MSDKYAFSLTTFSPSGKLVQIEYALNAVNAGVTSVGIKATNGVVLATEKKPASELAVGSSLEKVCKITPDIGMVYSGMGPDFRVLVDKSRKVAQTAYKNVYNAYPPTKILVQEIASVMQESTQSGGVRPFGVSLLVAGMDENGPVLYQVDPSGTYFAWKATAIGKSSTAAKTFLEKRYNNEIELDDAVHTAILALKETFEGELTEDSIDIAIASNKPTESGIEGVPGGHFYRLTQSEIRDYLDQV, encoded by the exons ATGTCTGACAAATACGCATTTTCGTTGACAACCTTTTCACCCAGCGGTAAACTGGTTCAAATTGAATATGCATTGAACGCTGTAAATGCTGGTGTCACGTCAGTTGGTATTAAAG CGACTAATGGAGTTGTTTTGGCTACTGAAAAGAAGCCTGCTTCAGAGTTGGCTGTTGGAAGCTCTTTGGAGAAGGTCTGCAAAATTACTCCCGACATCGGAATG GTTTATAGTGGAATGGGTCCTGACTTCCGTGTTCTCGTAGACAAATCTAGAAAAGTTGCCCAAACTGCTTACAAAAATGTCTATAATGCGTATCCGCCTACGAAAATCCTTGTCCAAGAGATTGCTTCTGTTATGCAGGAATCCACTCAATCTGGTGGTGTCCGTCCTTTTGGTGTCAGTCTTTTAGTAGCCGGAATGGACGAAAACGGCCCCGTGTTGTACCAAGTTGATCCTTCCGGTACATACTTTGCTTGGAAAGCTACCGCCATCGGCAAATCTTCTACAGCTGCCAAGACCTTTTTAGAGAAACGTTACAACaatgaaattgaattgGATGATGCCGTCCACACTGCTATCCttgctttgaaagaaactttCGAAGGCGAATTAACTGAAGACAGCATAGATATTGCTATTGCTTCAAACAAGCCCACAGAAAGCGGCATTGAGGGTGTCCCAGGCGGCCATTTTTACAGACTAACTCAGTCTGAAATCCGTGATTACCTTGATCAAGTATAG
- the mrp49 gene encoding mitochondrial ribosomal protein subunit Mrp49 has protein sequence MPKSFTKIKAVLDNVRAGQLAIPLPKNVVEVRVQYSLNNKNGHMGARKFVKEYLPSLKYHNEHIKFNIEHKLPNEKAPTFSIHTSEGPLFSYGMKLKHSETISNDLKAELLKASQSKPEEAFEGKEATF, from the exons ATGCCGAAATCTTTCACGAAAATCAAGGCCGTTTTGGATAATGTTCGCGCAGGACAACTTGCTATAcctttaccaaaaaatgTTGTCGAAGTGCGCGTTCAATATTCTCTAAATAACAAGAATGGTCATATGGGAGCTAG AAAGTTTGTGAAAGAATATCTCCCGAGCTTGAAATACCACAACGAACACATCAAATTTAACATCGAACACAAGTTACCGAATGAGAAAGCTCCCACGTTTTCCATCCATACGTCCGAGGGTCCATTATTTAGCTATGGCATGAAGTTGAAACATTCTGAAACCATTTCTAATGATTTAAAAGCCGAATTACTAAAAGCTAGTCAGTCAAAGCCAGAGGAAGcctttgaaggaaaagaagcaacCTTTTAG
- the cox12 gene encoding cytochrome c oxidase protein VIb, which produces MAEQEEQETPQRFTFGTVGFDARFPNTNQTKHCFQSYIDYHRCINAKGEDFVPCKQFWHAFQSLCPSDWVERWDEQRDNGIFPVDL; this is translated from the exons atggctgaacaagaagaacaagaaactCCTCAGAGATTCACCTTTGGAACTG TTGGTTTTGATGCAAG atTCCCTAACACAAACCAAACCAAAC ACTGCTTCCAAAGCTACATTGATTATCATCGTTGCATTAATGCTAAGGGTGAGGACTTTGTTCCTTGTAAGCAATTCTGGCACGCTTTCCAATCCTTGTGTCCTTCCG aCTGGGTTGAGCGTTGGGATGAGCAACGTGATAACGGAATCTTCCCCGTCGATTTGTAA
- the mic26 gene encoding MICOS complex subunit Mic23/26/27 yields the protein MSYYYQEEKVENNQKLKNEFPWLADRIHDGRSRIYCALGFAGLKLENAFGWFLSKERATISIAKQEVFSSEERKLPGVAYVAVGGMAGNIFARNRIAPARWLVTSLATIGTFGYCFPKTSRKFGAFTETRFPALRERREQLCLQTRQTIQNTESSVCRYTSLAQNHYQELVDRIYKR from the coding sequence ATGTCGTATTACtaccaagaagaaaaggttgAAAATAAccagaaattgaaaaacgaATTTCCTTGGCTGGCGGACCGTATTCATGATGGTCGTTCCAGGATCTACTGTGCATTAGGATTTGCAGGATTGAAATTGGAGAATGCTTTTGGATGGTTTTTGTCCAAAGAACGTGCCACAATTTCCATTGCTAAGCAAGAAGTATTTTCCTCTGAGGAAAGGAAGCTCCCTGGAGTTGCCTATGTCGCAGTCGGTGGTATGGCAGGAAATATTTTCGCTAGAAACAGGATTGCTCCTGCACGCTGGCTTGTTACTTCCCTAGCAACTATTGGAACGTTTGGATATTGCTTCCCAAAGACTTCCAGAAAATTTGGGGCATTTACTGAAACCCGTTTCCCTGCTTTACGAGAACGCCGAGAGCAACTGTGCCTGCAAACACGTCAAACTATTCAAAACACCGAGTCCTCTGTATGTAGGTATACTTCACTCGCTCAAAATCATTATCAGGAACTCGTAGACCGTATCTATAAACGCTAA
- the wss2 gene encoding ubiquitin/metalloprotease fusion protein Udp7 → MELRFTYTGNIISLSFHEEDTVWSAKVKLGQEIGISADQIKLLYKGSLSNESKLQDVVKVNAKVMVIVNKNANVVNETISQLNSPRKNAASSYALKPKKPRTTPKEASPYTFNQFQVLNYPFKERALKYLERLRDDAGIQRIMNSRQWTVPLLSEMDPAEHTQHDSKTLGLNHNHGAHIELRLRTDRYDGFRDYKTVKSTLIHELSHNVHGEHDASFWELFRQLTKEADAADLLSKPGSYVSEQATYIPKSNTTDEDQRNHNRDLLLAAAEKRKNTSK, encoded by the coding sequence atggAATTGCGATTCACATACACAGGAAATATCATTTCACTTAGCTTTCATGAAGAAGACACTGTTTGGTCggcaaaagtaaaattagGCCAGGAAATAGGAATTTCAGCAGATCAAATCAAGCTTCTGTATAAAGGGTCATTGTCGAACGAATCCAAGTTGCAGGATGTTGTCAAAGTTAATGCAAAGGTTATGGtcattgtaaacaaaaatgcaaaCGTAGTCAATGAGACTATATCGCAACTCAACTCTCCTAGAAAAAATGCCGCCAGTTCATATGCTttgaaaccaaagaaaccTCGGACGACCCCTAAAGAAGCGTCCCCGTATACATTCAATCAATTCCAAGTGCTTAATTAtccttttaaagaaagagccTTGAAATATTTGGAACGCCTTCGGGATGATGCTGGTATCCAACGAATTATGAATTCACGTCAGTGGACAGTCCCTCTGCTTTCTGAAATGGACCCAGCAGAGCATACCCAACatgattcaaaaactttggGTTTAAACCATAACCATGGTGCCCATATTGAACTTCGATTGCGGACAGATCGATACGATGGATTTCGAGACTATAAGACAGTGAAAAGCACCCTCATTCACGAGTTGTCACACAATGTCCATGGAGAACATGATGCTTCGTTCTGGGAGCTTTTCCGACAACTTACCAAAGAAGCAGACGCCGCTGATCTTTTGTCAAAACCAGGCAGTTATGTGAGTGAACAAGCAACTTATATTCCTAAAAGCAATACTACTGATGAAGATCAAAGAAACCACAACAGAGATTTGTTATTAGCTGCCgctgaaaaaagaaaaaacacaAGTAAATGA
- the rpb3 gene encoding RNA polymerase II subunit 3, with the protein MNAETHTTIRNISKNSVDFVLTNTDLSIANSLRRVVLAEIPTVAIDLVEINVNTSVMPDEFLAHRLGMIPLNSTNIDEPPPVGLEYTRNCDCDQYCAKCSVEMNLNAKCLGEGTMEVYARDLVVSSNSALGQPILADPKARGPLICKLRKEQEISLRCIAKKGIAKEHAKWSPTAAVAFEYDPWNKLRHTDYWFENDADAEWPKSKNADWEEPPREGEAINYQEEPRRFYMEVEGVGSIPPNEIMVQGLRVLQEKLAVLVRDLDEEQPAQMTTNEVPMDENPEMNWSPYQNGGDAAW; encoded by the exons atgaacGCAGAAACGCATACAACTATTCGAAATATAAGTAAAAACTCAGTGGACTTTGTCCTTACAAATACTGATTTATC AATTGCAAATTCTTTGCGACGCGTCGTTCTCGCAGAGATTCCTACGGTTG CGATTGACTTGGTTGAAATTAACGTAAATACGTCTGTTATGCCTGATGAATTTTTAGCACATCGTCTTGGTATGATTCCCTTGAATAGTACCAACATTGATGAACCTCCGCCGGTCGGATTGGAGTATACAAGAAACTGTGATTGTGATCAGTACTGTGCCAAATGTTCAGTTGAGATGAACTTAAATGCCAAGTGCCTTGGTGAAGGTACTATGGAGGTATATGCAAGAGATCTCGTCGTGTCATCAAATTCAGCACTGGGTCAACCTATTCTTGCTGATCCTAAAGCCAGAGGACCATTAATTTGCAAACTTCGTAAAGAGCAAGAAATTTCTCTTCGGTGCATCGCGAAAAAGGGTATTGCCAAAGAACACGCCAAGTGGTCTCCAACTGCCGCTGTTGCCTTTGAGTATGATCCCTGGAACAAATTACGACACACGGATTATTGGTTTGAAAATGACGCAGATGCTGAATGGCCTAAGAGCAAAAACGCAGATTGGGAAGAACCACCTCGTGAAGGAGAAGCAATCAATTATCAAGAAGAACCGAGACGGTTCTACATGGAAGTGGAAGGCGTCGGCTCAATCCCTCCAAACGAAATCATGGTTCAGGGTTTGCGGGTTCTACAGGAAAAGCTTGCGGTTTTGGTTCGTGATTTAGATGAAGAACAACCTGCTCAAATGACTACTAATGAGGTTCCTATGGATGAGAATCCAGAAATGAACTGGTCCCCATATCAAAACGGAGGTGATGCTGCTTGGTAA
- the wtf24 gene encoding wtf meiotic driver (syntenic with wtf8 in CBS 15792): MKNSYTPVSICEASLKTLNDEKSGIQSSDGTPPPYSDSYKFIDLEMADGSAQTSTEESAYKYKRALENFVILSYILIFGFYLSLVCFYVLFFVYKFPVKTQVHWGLFGGSITSVMLLLADSIAINSINSIKCEVLIGNVLVAAFHTVVFDAFCLASSFGLKKYGVFENLNPAVYWLIFITINTFLFLVLTTNQKARESMNSNLVSGISGLGKGMSGLANALSCTFESFNVQDERHSNEEIELQPLDDQRTEF; the protein is encoded by the exons atgaagaatagTTATACTCCTGTTTCAATTTGTGAAGCCTCCCTTAAAacgctcaatgatgaaaagtcaGGCATTCAATCTTCAGATGGCACACCGCCTCCATATTCAG ATTCATACAAATTCATTGATTTGGAGATGGCTGATGGATCCGCTCAGACTTCCACTGAAGAATCCGcttataaatataaaaggGCTTTGGAGAATTTTGTAATCCTATCGTATATTCTGATTTTCGGCTTCTATTTGTCcttggtttgtttttatgtaCTATTCTTCGTCTACAAGTTTCCTGTGAAAACGCAAGTCCATTGGGGGCTTTTTGGCGGTTCGATTACATCTGTGATGCTGCTTCTAGCAG ATTCAATTgcaataaattcaataaattcaataaagtGTGAAGTATTGATAGGCAATGTGCTTGTCGCAGCATTCCATACAGTTGTTTTCGATGCCTTCTGTTTAGCCTCATCTTTTGGCCTGAAGAAGTACGGAgtgtttgaaaatttgaaccCTGCTGTTTACTGGTTAATTTTTATCACAATAAACACATtcttatttcttgttttgacGA CAAATCAAAAGGCACGCGAAAGCATGAATTCGAATTTAGTAAGCGGCATAAGCGGTTTAGGAAAGGGCATGAGCGGTTTAGCAAATGCTTTGTCTTGTACTTTTG AATCGTTCAATGTCCAAGATGAGAGACATTCgaacgaagaaatcgaaCTTCAACCTCTTGATGACCAAAGAACTGAATTTTGA